The bacterium DNA window CACCGGACTATGCTGATGAAAATCCATTCTGAAGTACGCGTTCTCAGTATCGAAACCGAATAGTATTTGTCCTATGATTGTGCCGGCGCGGTGCATGGTACCAAATTGATCTGCGACATAATAGTGGCCGGCGGTGAGCCATTCAAAATAATTCGTGACTTCCCCGTCCAGCTTAGGACTGACGAATCTTCGCGGAACACGATAAACGAGTGAGGGCGCGCGCGGCGCTTTAATCGGCAGCAACAAAGCTTCCGGAACCGGTTTCCCTAAAAAATGATAAACGTTGCTGATGTGCTGCCGGAAGAGACGATCAAACTCCGCGTCGTTTTCGGAAGAATGATCTTCTCCAAACCACCAGAACCAATCGCTCCCTTCTGCAATCAGAATTTCTTCGTAAGCCTTCTCGATCAAATCTGCTTTTTGCGGTTCATTGACGCGCGCATAATCAATAAGATCTCTTGCTTCCTTTAAAAAATCCCAGCCCTTATTGTCTTCCGGATGCCCGATCCAGATCGCAAAATTATGATTGATCCAGGATCCGGGAAAAAGTTTTGCGAGAGAACGGCCTCCATAAGATTGAACATATTCGCCGATGGTTGTGCTTTGAATCCACGGTTCCTTTGTGATTCGTGAATAAAGCGCTCGCAGAAAATCCCGGCCGTTCTTCGGGTAATACTCCCAGGCGTTTTCTCCATCGAGTATGATCGAAACAAGTGGCGGTCCATCCTGCGCTCTTTCCGCCAAGCAACGCTGATCGATATCGTACAGGCGTTTCAGAAAGTCCTCCGCTGCATCGGCAGGTGAGACGCGCGAATAATGAAAACCGATCAGATCCGAAAGAACATGATCGCGAAATACAATATGAATGGGTTTTCCGATGGAAAGCTTTTCATAAGAAGAATACAAGTTTGAAGCGCACCACCGGGCCTTTTCGTGAACAGGTTTCTTTTCGATGGAATGCAAAAGGATCTCTTCATCCGAAGCGATCCACTGAATGCCGGCTTCCGTGAGCAAAGGAAGAATGTGTTCGCTAACCGATCCTTCTGAGGGCCAGCATCCCACCGGCCGCTCTCCAAACACTTTTTCGTGATAAGCCATCGCGCGCTGAATTTGCATTCGCGCGTCTTCCGGTCTTGCAAACTCCAGCATCGGAAGCAGCGCAGACGGCTGAGATTCCTTTGCAATTCTCGTATTTACCAGCAGCGGAAGAATCGGATGATAGAACGGAGTCGTTGAAAGCTCTACCTGTCCCCTTTTCCTTGCCTCCTTGTATTCAGGAAGAATGCTGCGCAACAATTCTAATTCCTTCTGGTGAAGAATCGTCTTATCGTTTTCATCGAAGAATCGTTCCTTTTCCACAAGCCGGGTAACCTCAGGATCGGAAACAAGATATTCTTCGTCCATCCACGCAAGCTTCTGCAAAATCTGCAGATCGAGGTAATCCTGCGATGTATAAGTAGCGCGCGCATGTTCCATATCATCGATCGAGCCCTCGAAACCTCTCTTTTCCAGCAACTCCCAGTATCTTGGAAATCGCGCGATCAAATTCTCCTTATTTGCATAAAAGAAATAGCGGAGCAGGTAACCTTTATCCGGCTCTTCCAGCTCTGAGACCGGCTTCAACGACAGTTCCAACATCGCCTCCCGAGCTCTTCCGTGAACATAATCGTCGAGCTGAATCATCAGCGAAGGAACCAGATTGAAGTTCTGTTTCAACTCTGGAAATTCCCGCAGAATTCGCACCATGCCGTAATAATCTTTTAAACCGTGAAGTCTTACCCAGGGGAGCAAATAGGAGTGATCAGCATTATTCTTGTAGTACGGCTGATGCATATGCCAGATGAAGGCAAGCTGAATGGCCATAGGGCATTACTATAAACTAGGAAGTCACGAGTGACCAGTGTCCAGTGACCAGTGGACACTGATTACTGGTCACTATATTATGCAAAACTCATGATTCTGGACCGGTATCTCATCAAAGAAGCGATTCCCAATTTCCTGATTGCATTGCTGGTTTTTACGTTCGTAATGCTGATGAATCAGATCCTGGTACTGGCTGAAATTCTGATTACGAAAGGAGTGGATTTCGTCCTTATCTTCCTCATTATTTTTTACAGCCTTCCGGCTCTGACCGTGCTCACGATACCAATGTCATTGCTGTTGGGAATTCTGTTGAGCTTTGGAAGGCTCAACAGTGACAGCGAAATTACCGTCTTGCGCGCGAGTGGCGTCAGTTTTTACCGTTTGATGGTCCCGATACTGGTGCTGGCTCTGGCCGGATGGATCGTGTGCGGATACTTAATGCACAGGACGGTGCCATGGGCTAACTATTCATTCAGCCGGCTGGTATTCAAGATTGCCACAACGAATCCCACAAGTGAATTCAAACCTCGCATTTTTTACAACCAGTTCCGGAACATGCTCCTCTATATCCAGGATATTCCCAGCAAAGACCAGATTTGGAAAGGGGTCTTTATTTTTGATGAAAGCCAGCCGAATAAAGCTCGCGTCGTCCTTGCGCGCGAAGGTGTCGTACGGAAAAAGGAAACTGGGAATGAGGACCTTGAAATCAAGCTTGAGGATGGGAGCTGGCATGAAGTGGATACGCAACTGCCGCAAGATTACACGTTTGTGTTTTTTAACCAGAACGTTTTGCCTCTGCCACAACGAGGCCAGTTCAATCTCGAACTCCCCAAGAATGATCGCGAACTTACAGTTCCAGAATTGAAGGCGATGGTAAATAGCTATAAGCAAAAGAAGTTTCCTACTAATTTCTTAGAGGTGGAGATCTATAAGAAATATTCGATACCGTTTGCCTGCATGGTCTTTGCTTTTCTCGCTGTGACGCTTGGGGTGACATCGCAAAAAGGAAGCCGCTCCTCGGCTTACGCGATCAGCATCGGAATCATTTTGCTTTACTACGTGCTGTTAATCGGCGGAGAAAGAATGGGAGATGCGGGTAGAGTGTCTCCCTGGCTTGCCGCATGGGGAGCCAACATCGTGCTGGGAAGTCTTGGCCTTGTTTTGTTCTTGAAGGCGAATAGTGTGGCGTTGCGGAAGTTCTCTCAGTCGTTTCATTTTTTCACTTTGCGCAGGATACAGCGTCCGGTTTTGCACAATCCGGGAAGACGCAGAGTTCGCGTTGTGATACGGATTCCACGCTACTCTTTAAGCCTTTTCAACTTGCTGGATAAGTACATAGTCCGTGAATTTTTAAAGAATTTTTTGTTGATCCTGATTGCGCTCGTTCTAATTGCTGAACTCATCGAAGCCACACAGCTTGTGGATGATCTTTTCCGGCACAACTCTCCGGTATCGCTGCTCTTTCAGTACTTGAAATTCAACATACCGCAGTGGATTTTTTATGTGGTTCCAGTGACGGCATTGACCACGACTCTGGTAACGTTCGGACTTTTCACAAAGAACAGTGAAGTGATCGCGATGAAATCCAGCGGGATCAGTCTGTACCGCATCGCCCTGCCGGTCGTCATTGTTGCCATGTTTCTGAGCGTTTTTGCTTACTGGCTGCAGGACTTCATTCTTCCCTTAACAAATAAGATTGCGCATAACTACAAAGATGCCTTAAAGGGAAATCCCCGGCAAAGTTTTACTACGACTGAACGTCATTGGATCGCAGGAGCGGATGGCTTCTATAACTATGATTTGTTTGACATCCAGAAAGGCAGGATGTTTGGATTTTCGATTTATCAGATGGATCTGGAAGAATTTTCCATAGTAAGGAGAATCTACGCCCGCGAAGCGTTTTATAAGGATGAGCAGTGGCACTTGCAAAATGGATGGCAAAGGACTTTTAAAGGAACAAAGGTTCAGTACGGTACCTTTAAAAAGCTTCAGATCAGCTTGCCAGTCAGTCCGGAATTTTTCACAACCGAGCAGCAACTTCCCTCGGAAATGAATTTTGCTGAGTTGAAGAATTACATTTCGAAAATGAAGGTGCGTGGATATGACTTCGTTCGCTTTGCGGTTGATCTCCAGGCAAAATTGTCTTTTCCCACCGTTTCATTGATTTTGACTCTGATTGCGGTTCCCTTTTCCTTTACCACAGGAAAACGCGGGGCGCTGTTTGGAATCGGTTTGAGTATTGTGATGGGAATCGTATTCTGGTTTTTTCTGGCTCTGACCAAGTCACTGGGCTATCTGGAAATCTTGAATCCGTTTCTCGCTGCCTGGGCTCCCAACATTCTGGCAACCATGCTCGCCCTCTATCTACTCTTCAAACTCCGGACGTAGCGCGGACGTCTCGTCTGCGCAGCGCCACAGGCGGGACGCCTGTGCTACTTTGTTTACGTTCCTTCTTGCCAGGACGCGAGGTAATGTTCCTGTTCAGCGGACAAGTGATCGATGCGCACGCCCATTGTTTCCAGTTTCAGTTTCGCAATTTCCTGATCGATTCTTTCCGGAACGACATAGACTTGTTTCTTCATCGTTTTCGCATTAGCAAGAAGATACTCAACGGAAAGAGCTTGATTTGCAAAACTCATGTCCATCACCATAGCAGGATGGCCTTCCGCTGCGGATAGATTCACGAGCCGGCCTTCAGCAAGCAAATAGATTTTTCGTCCATCTTTTGTGGTGAACTCTTCCACAAAATCGCGAATGGTCCTGCGTTCGGTGGTCATGGCTTCCAGCGCGGGAATGTCAATCTCCACA harbors:
- the lptG gene encoding LPS export ABC transporter permease LptG: MDTDYWSLYYAKLMILDRYLIKEAIPNFLIALLVFTFVMLMNQILVLAEILITKGVDFVLIFLIIFYSLPALTVLTIPMSLLLGILLSFGRLNSDSEITVLRASGVSFYRLMVPILVLALAGWIVCGYLMHRTVPWANYSFSRLVFKIATTNPTSEFKPRIFYNQFRNMLLYIQDIPSKDQIWKGVFIFDESQPNKARVVLAREGVVRKKETGNEDLEIKLEDGSWHEVDTQLPQDYTFVFFNQNVLPLPQRGQFNLELPKNDRELTVPELKAMVNSYKQKKFPTNFLEVEIYKKYSIPFACMVFAFLAVTLGVTSQKGSRSSAYAISIGIILLYYVLLIGGERMGDAGRVSPWLAAWGANIVLGSLGLVLFLKANSVALRKFSQSFHFFTLRRIQRPVLHNPGRRRVRVVIRIPRYSLSLFNLLDKYIVREFLKNFLLILIALVLIAELIEATQLVDDLFRHNSPVSLLFQYLKFNIPQWIFYVVPVTALTTTLVTFGLFTKNSEVIAMKSSGISLYRIALPVVIVAMFLSVFAYWLQDFILPLTNKIAHNYKDALKGNPRQSFTTTERHWIAGADGFYNYDLFDIQKGRMFGFSIYQMDLEEFSIVRRIYAREAFYKDEQWHLQNGWQRTFKGTKVQYGTFKKLQISLPVSPEFFTTEQQLPSEMNFAELKNYISKMKVRGYDFVRFAVDLQAKLSFPTVSLILTLIAVPFSFTTGKRGALFGIGLSIVMGIVFWFFLALTKSLGYLEILNPFLAAWAPNILATMLALYLLFKLRT
- a CDS encoding glycoside hydrolase family 57 protein, which produces MAIQLAFIWHMHQPYYKNNADHSYLLPWVRLHGLKDYYGMVRILREFPELKQNFNLVPSLMIQLDDYVHGRAREAMLELSLKPVSELEEPDKGYLLRYFFYANKENLIARFPRYWELLEKRGFEGSIDDMEHARATYTSQDYLDLQILQKLAWMDEEYLVSDPEVTRLVEKERFFDENDKTILHQKELELLRSILPEYKEARKRGQVELSTTPFYHPILPLLVNTRIAKESQPSALLPMLEFARPEDARMQIQRAMAYHEKVFGERPVGCWPSEGSVSEHILPLLTEAGIQWIASDEEILLHSIEKKPVHEKARWCASNLYSSYEKLSIGKPIHIVFRDHVLSDLIGFHYSRVSPADAAEDFLKRLYDIDQRCLAERAQDGPPLVSIILDGENAWEYYPKNGRDFLRALYSRITKEPWIQSTTIGEYVQSYGGRSLAKLFPGSWINHNFAIWIGHPEDNKGWDFLKEARDLIDYARVNEPQKADLIEKAYEEILIAEGSDWFWWFGEDHSSENDAEFDRLFRQHISNVYHFLGKPVPEALLLPIKAPRAPSLVYRVPRRFVSPKLDGEVTNYFEWLTAGHYYVADQFGTMHRAGTIIGQILFGFDTENAYFRMDFHQHSPV